A portion of the Nitrospira sp. genome contains these proteins:
- the gspF gene encoding type II secretion system inner membrane protein GspF, with amino-acid sequence MPVYQYQGYRSDGGAATGIIDAENVKVARLKLRKEGVYPTDVVEQGQMSGRASATSHTKPLRAIGRSAVLTANDLALLTRQFATLLVAGLPLVDALGVLVDQAEKKPIKSLLADIREQVRGGKALSAVLETYDKDFSPIYVHMVQAGEASGALDQILFRLAEFLEKQQALRTKVTNAMLYPVIMLAIGTVILFFLITFVVPKITQVFAQQKQALPWPTVALMSTSQFFSDYWMVLIGLVLGGLYGARRFIGTERGRMVVDRLTLKLPLIGDVARMVSISRLTSTLSTMLASGVQLLDALDVSKRVMNNRVLEETVESARQNIREGETIADPLKRSGEFPALVTHMIAVGEKSGEMEEMLRRVSHIYDGEVERVITRLTSLMEPIMILVMGVIVFFIVVAILLPIFEMGQMVH; translated from the coding sequence ATGCCTGTCTATCAATACCAGGGGTACCGGAGTGACGGTGGCGCAGCGACCGGGATCATCGACGCCGAAAACGTCAAAGTCGCACGGTTAAAACTCCGCAAAGAAGGCGTCTACCCGACCGATGTCGTCGAACAAGGCCAGATGTCCGGTCGGGCATCAGCCACGAGTCACACGAAACCTCTGCGGGCAATCGGCCGATCAGCGGTGCTCACGGCCAATGATTTGGCCCTGCTCACCAGGCAGTTTGCCACACTGCTCGTCGCCGGCTTGCCGCTGGTCGATGCCCTTGGCGTGCTCGTCGATCAAGCGGAAAAGAAACCCATTAAATCCCTTCTCGCCGACATCCGGGAGCAAGTTCGTGGAGGGAAAGCGTTGAGCGCGGTCCTGGAAACCTACGATAAGGATTTCTCCCCTATTTATGTCCACATGGTACAAGCCGGTGAAGCAAGCGGCGCTCTTGACCAAATTTTATTCAGACTAGCGGAGTTCTTGGAAAAGCAACAAGCGCTCAGGACCAAGGTTACCAATGCCATGCTCTATCCGGTCATCATGTTGGCCATTGGAACCGTGATCCTGTTTTTCCTCATTACCTTCGTCGTGCCCAAGATTACACAGGTCTTCGCCCAACAAAAACAGGCCTTACCATGGCCGACCGTCGCCCTCATGTCGACCAGCCAGTTTTTTTCTGACTATTGGATGGTCCTGATCGGTCTGGTGCTCGGCGGCCTCTACGGAGCGCGACGATTTATCGGTACCGAACGAGGCCGCATGGTGGTGGACCGCCTGACGTTGAAACTTCCGTTGATCGGGGACGTCGCACGGATGGTCTCGATCTCCAGACTGACGAGCACCCTGTCGACCATGTTGGCGAGCGGCGTCCAGTTACTCGACGCCTTGGATGTCTCAAAGCGCGTCATGAACAATCGGGTTCTTGAGGAAACGGTCGAATCCGCCAGACAGAATATCCGCGAGGGTGAAACGATTGCCGATCCCTTAAAGCGGAGCGGGGAATTCCCCGCCCTTGTCACACATATGATTGCCGTTGGAGAAAAAAGCGGTGAGATGGAGGAAATGTTGCGCCGGGTGAGCCATATCTACGACGGCGAGGTGGAACGAGTGATTACGCGGTTGACCTCTCTGATGGAACCGATCATGATTCTCGTGATGGGTGTGATCGTATTTTTCATCGTCGTCGCGATTCTACTTCCCATCTTTGAGATGGGCCAGATGGTCCATTAA
- the gspG gene encoding type II secretion system major pseudopilin GspG, protein MTDSDTSGQPSTHVEKGDAHRRLATNFFLRSSANAAGFTFIEIMVVVAILAILAALVVPRIMGRTDDAKRTAAKVQIRNIEGALQLYKLDNGVYPTTEQGLKALVEKPSVGVIPKKWKIGGYLPKLPEDPWGNPYKYLSPVQRGDQKIDYEVTSLGTDGDVGGEGVNADITNWNLDKE, encoded by the coding sequence ATGACAGATTCCGACACTTCAGGGCAGCCCAGCACGCACGTTGAGAAGGGGGATGCACACCGGCGTCTCGCCACCAACTTCTTTCTTCGCTCGTCGGCAAACGCGGCTGGTTTTACCTTCATTGAAATTATGGTCGTCGTGGCCATTTTGGCCATTCTCGCGGCACTGGTGGTCCCCCGCATCATGGGACGAACCGACGATGCCAAGCGCACAGCGGCCAAAGTCCAGATCCGCAACATTGAGGGAGCACTGCAGCTCTATAAACTCGATAATGGCGTCTATCCCACCACAGAACAGGGCCTCAAAGCATTGGTGGAAAAACCATCGGTTGGGGTCATTCCCAAGAAATGGAAGATCGGCGGATACCTCCCGAAACTGCCTGAGGATCCATGGGGAAATCCCTATAAATATCTCAGCCCGGTCCAACGAGGCGATCAAAAAATCGATTACGAAGTGACCTCACTCGGCACCGACGGCGATGTCGGGGGTGAGGGCGTCAACGCCGACATCACCAATTGGAACCTGGACAAGGAATAA
- a CDS encoding type II secretion system protein — MVIGHWLKLSHQRSALQGRRSGLRPQAALLTPSSSQPIPHASRSAFHPLRSPAGFTLLEMLIALFLLGGVLAVVLPRISFEEDLRSTGRKLVGVLRTFQGQAAADQTPLRLYLDLDQGLYWMMVIEGKEERLPLDPAWKTPRTLPESIRLTEVSIGQDKRMGGRAGVTFFPNGRIEPVTMYLMDNRNNLLGLAVDSLTGAIRISDERFDPPPNRFIPDRVKVLLKASAQQAGTNGTARGGPAAPSRAQ, encoded by the coding sequence ATGGTCATCGGTCATTGGCTCAAGCTCAGCCATCAGCGATCGGCCCTTCAGGGGCGGCGCTCAGGCCTCAGACCTCAGGCTGCCCTTCTCACTCCATCCTCTTCGCAACCCATCCCTCACGCTTCACGGTCCGCATTTCACCCCTTACGCTCTCCAGCCGGGTTCACGCTCTTGGAAATGCTGATTGCCTTGTTTCTACTGGGCGGAGTCTTAGCCGTGGTATTGCCTCGTATCAGTTTTGAAGAAGACTTGCGCTCCACGGGGAGAAAACTCGTCGGAGTGCTTCGAACCTTCCAAGGACAGGCAGCCGCCGATCAAACACCGCTCAGACTCTACCTGGACTTGGACCAGGGGCTCTACTGGATGATGGTGATTGAAGGAAAAGAGGAGCGCCTGCCGCTCGACCCAGCATGGAAGACGCCGCGAACCCTGCCGGAGTCTATCCGCTTGACCGAAGTCTCCATCGGACAAGACAAACGCATGGGAGGACGGGCTGGTGTGACCTTTTTCCCCAATGGGCGGATTGAGCCGGTGACGATGTATCTCATGGATAACAGGAATAATCTCTTAGGGCTGGCCGTCGATTCATTGACCGGAGCCATTCGGATCAGTGACGAACGCTTTGATCCACCTCCAAACCGATTCATCCCGGACCGCGTCAAAGTCCTCTTGAAGGCCAGTGCCCAACAAGCAGGGACCAACGGAACGGCACGAGGAGGGCCCGCTGCCCCCAGTAGGGCGCAATGA
- a CDS encoding prepilin-type N-terminal cleavage/methylation domain-containing protein yields the protein MIVAPHHPRSSERGFTLLEVLLAIALLAIALPVLLGLRNFDLDLQSRAAELTAATLLAQEKLLEFELAGQYPVGETMGEFLPLPLGSQTALQATPRAVGYRWKRTISPTPLEFVREVRLRISWLRGEREESVEVSTYVLTSRLSS from the coding sequence ATGATCGTTGCACCACACCACCCCAGATCCAGCGAGCGTGGATTCACGCTCTTAGAAGTCCTCCTGGCCATCGCGTTGCTGGCCATCGCACTTCCCGTCCTCCTCGGTCTGCGGAACTTCGACCTCGACCTCCAAAGTCGAGCCGCCGAACTCACTGCGGCAACCCTGTTGGCACAGGAGAAACTCCTTGAGTTCGAACTTGCAGGACAGTATCCCGTCGGAGAAACCATGGGGGAGTTCTTGCCCCTCCCGCTGGGATCTCAAACCGCACTCCAAGCCACTCCGCGAGCCGTCGGCTATCGCTGGAAACGCACCATTAGTCCGACTCCGCTGGAGTTCGTTCGAGAGGTTCGGCTTAGAATATCCTGGCTGCGCGGTGAGCGAGAAGAATCTGTGGAGGTCAGCACCTATGTGCTCACAAGCCGCCTCTCATCGTAA
- a CDS encoding prepilin-type N-terminal cleavage/methylation domain-containing protein has protein sequence MCSQAASHRKVTAPAGFTLVEVLVAVTLLGTIAAMVFASLLSTTQTVESGREHTTREQTIRRILRLMAEEIALSKRTLAYPWVGTNGTQDGQPSDTLAFLAMNQELITATSTVKEGDTVRVVYTRERDRLIRFVRKNLYTLTDTNESLDQMELADQVQAFNVRYYDEQSRVWLDDWPNATKLPKAVLLEITFQYPDAAPSTVREWVTIGTS, from the coding sequence ATGTGCTCACAAGCCGCCTCTCATCGTAAGGTCACCGCGCCGGCAGGCTTCACCCTTGTGGAAGTCCTGGTCGCCGTCACGCTGCTCGGAACCATCGCTGCCATGGTCTTTGCATCACTCCTCTCAACGACACAGACCGTCGAGTCAGGAAGAGAACATACGACCAGGGAGCAAACCATCAGAAGAATTCTCCGGTTGATGGCCGAAGAGATCGCACTCAGCAAACGAACCCTCGCGTATCCCTGGGTCGGAACGAACGGGACACAAGATGGGCAGCCATCGGATACACTGGCGTTCCTCGCCATGAACCAGGAGTTGATCACCGCGACGAGCACGGTCAAGGAGGGCGACACCGTTCGGGTTGTGTATACCCGCGAACGCGATCGATTGATTCGGTTCGTTCGGAAGAATCTCTACACCCTGACGGATACCAACGAATCGCTCGACCAAATGGAGCTGGCGGACCAAGTCCAAGCCTTTAATGTCCGATACTACGATGAGCAGAGCCGAGTCTGGCTCGACGACTGGCCGAACGCCACCAAACTCCCGAAAGCCGTGTTACTCGAAATTACGTTTCAGTATCCCGATGCCGCGCCGTCGACGGTGCGGGAATGGGTCACCATTGGAACATCATGA
- the gspN gene encoding type II secretion system protein GspN, whose product MTIKWPDAWREILAWTMGGICILILCLIATFPYTVLHNRLVVELKRATGLDIHIMDRSIGLPLSLEWRNVSLSRPNLDPVEMAVVQAKLGVIQALGGSLSLNVLVQQNEQTARTGVVKGMLTTASFSLAGPLTLNGQLQQVELPKLIHRYVTRGTLNGEFSFRADFDPSAPNALKSEGTWTAQATDLDIDQIPLGNGKILSLTFSSAAAGLSCRNLVCDVTQLRGEGIDGSFEGHGQITLQPQLPNSQLALTVTVIPGPGFMPKAAPLGIPPLPPGTPITVKIVGTLAQARIAL is encoded by the coding sequence ATGACTATCAAATGGCCTGACGCATGGAGAGAGATTCTGGCATGGACGATGGGCGGGATCTGCATTCTGATCCTCTGCCTGATCGCCACCTTCCCCTATACCGTGCTCCACAACCGGTTGGTGGTCGAGCTCAAACGAGCCACTGGTCTGGACATCCACATCATGGATCGGTCGATCGGACTGCCACTCAGCCTGGAATGGCGGAACGTGAGTCTCTCAAGACCGAACCTCGATCCTGTTGAGATGGCGGTCGTACAGGCCAAACTCGGTGTCATACAGGCACTCGGTGGGAGCCTTAGTCTCAACGTCCTCGTCCAACAAAACGAACAAACTGCTCGTACAGGCGTCGTCAAGGGGATGCTCACCACGGCATCCTTCTCCCTAGCCGGACCGTTGACACTGAACGGACAACTCCAACAGGTGGAGCTGCCGAAACTCATCCACCGGTACGTCACCCGCGGAACCCTTAACGGGGAGTTTTCCTTTCGGGCAGATTTTGATCCATCCGCCCCCAACGCTCTGAAGAGCGAGGGCACCTGGACCGCCCAGGCAACAGATCTGGATATCGACCAGATTCCGCTGGGCAATGGCAAGATTTTATCGCTGACATTCAGCAGCGCCGCAGCAGGACTCTCCTGTCGAAACCTTGTCTGCGACGTGACCCAATTAAGAGGCGAAGGAATCGACGGGTCCTTTGAAGGTCATGGACAGATCACGCTACAGCCCCAGCTCCCGAACAGTCAACTGGCGCTCACAGTGACGGTGATCCCTGGTCCTGGGTTCATGCCAAAGGCGGCACCCCTGGGCATCCCGCCGTTGCCTCCTGGAACCCCCATCACCGTCAAGATCGTGGGAACCTTGGCACAGGCACGGATCGCGTTGTAA
- the pilM gene encoding pilus assembly protein PilM has protein sequence MAIVNECVGLDIGQTGLKAVRFRRRLSGRETVDYFQHPLPFSRPEDLEPARRIQSLRGFLWRHGLYATDRLVTAIPCQDLFVRTLSFPFNDAAKLAQVVPFEVENLVPMPLEDLAVDSLVLPPGQPSEGLIRETKGSEVLVTAAPRDKVAEHLRFLAQADIEPSAINVDAMALFSVTQYLQEEGASVPQDLAIIDIGASKTTLCLVEGGRPVMLRTILWGGNHLTHALAIRHACSFAEAERHKRTISVDQVNDLLEPIEKELRITLQAYQGSERSRLTHSWICGGGSKMQEIGAHLSRQVGLYAVGPRQGFGADTPRAFSIAFGLAIHPKMVRPRWRFKSSPLGLALDLKSITDAASPDAATMKQNRRLATIAGVIIALLALADFSVHYFLQDQRGARLKTALHSQYEQVFGTGTGAAPGEEVDQAKYHIGVLEKALGLVDATDGKVLLTLSTFVKQLPPGTMIKVRELTVDGAVILMEGETTSFDAVERIKQTFVSSPRLTEVAVTETRVGAAPNQVVFRMTVTVQKP, from the coding sequence ATGGCGATTGTCAACGAATGCGTCGGGTTAGACATCGGACAAACGGGGTTGAAGGCCGTCCGTTTTCGTCGCCGACTCAGCGGGCGCGAAACGGTCGATTACTTTCAACATCCCTTGCCGTTTTCCCGTCCGGAGGATCTGGAACCGGCTCGGCGTATCCAATCCCTGCGAGGCTTCCTCTGGCGCCACGGCCTCTATGCCACCGATCGATTGGTCACGGCGATTCCCTGTCAGGACCTCTTCGTTCGAACCCTCTCGTTCCCGTTCAACGACGCGGCCAAGCTCGCACAGGTCGTCCCGTTTGAAGTCGAAAACCTTGTTCCGATGCCGCTTGAGGACCTGGCGGTGGACAGCCTCGTCTTGCCCCCAGGCCAGCCATCCGAAGGGCTCATTCGTGAGACCAAGGGCTCCGAGGTGCTGGTCACGGCAGCCCCCAGGGACAAAGTGGCCGAACATCTCCGATTCTTGGCCCAAGCCGATATCGAGCCCTCTGCAATCAACGTCGATGCCATGGCGCTGTTCTCTGTGACGCAATACCTCCAGGAAGAAGGGGCTTCCGTCCCGCAAGACCTGGCCATCATCGATATCGGAGCCTCAAAAACCACGCTCTGTTTGGTCGAGGGAGGACGCCCGGTCATGCTCCGAACGATCCTCTGGGGCGGCAACCATCTCACTCATGCATTAGCCATCCGACATGCCTGTAGCTTCGCCGAAGCCGAACGCCACAAGCGAACCATCTCGGTGGATCAGGTCAATGACCTGCTGGAGCCGATCGAGAAAGAGCTTCGCATTACCTTACAGGCCTACCAAGGAAGCGAGCGAAGTCGATTGACCCACAGCTGGATCTGCGGAGGCGGGTCAAAGATGCAAGAAATCGGGGCGCACCTCTCCCGACAAGTGGGACTCTACGCAGTCGGACCACGACAGGGGTTTGGTGCCGACACGCCACGAGCATTTTCCATTGCATTCGGATTGGCCATTCACCCGAAGATGGTCCGCCCACGGTGGCGATTCAAATCCTCGCCGTTGGGACTGGCGCTCGACCTCAAGAGCATTACGGATGCGGCATCACCGGATGCAGCCACCATGAAGCAGAATCGCCGCTTGGCGACCATCGCAGGGGTGATCATCGCCCTGCTGGCGCTCGCGGATTTCTCGGTTCACTATTTCCTGCAAGATCAGCGGGGCGCGCGATTGAAAACCGCGCTGCACAGCCAGTACGAGCAGGTCTTTGGAACAGGGACGGGCGCCGCTCCGGGCGAAGAAGTCGATCAAGCCAAGTACCATATCGGCGTCCTCGAGAAGGCACTCGGGCTGGTCGATGCCACAGACGGGAAAGTCCTCCTCACCCTCTCGACATTTGTGAAGCAACTGCCACCGGGGACGATGATCAAGGTTCGCGAGCTGACGGTGGACGGAGCCGTCATCCTCATGGAGGGAGAAACCACCTCATTCGACGCAGTGGAACGCATCAAGCAAACCTTCGTCTCAAGCCCACGCCTGACGGAAGTCGCCGTCACAGAAACTCGCGTGGGTGCTGCTCCCAATCAAGTCGTTTTTCGTATGACCGTCACGGTGCAGAAACCATGA
- a CDS encoding type II secretion system protein M gives MSQRERMLVLAGGVVVGFSLLFVLIVDPLLDNLERLDRQAVRKQKELTELASLGQSYLTKRDRLSKVEGRMPAAESHFSLLTFMEEAATTAQVRERITSMQPHVQSLAQGYQETAVDLRLEGIQLPELLAFLATIDQAPYDLHVRHLQIRPKFDNPVNLDATVRVLSYAKS, from the coding sequence ATGTCGCAACGAGAACGGATGCTCGTGCTCGCGGGCGGGGTCGTCGTCGGCTTCAGCTTGTTGTTTGTGCTGATTGTCGATCCCTTGTTGGACAATCTCGAGCGTCTCGACCGCCAGGCTGTGCGTAAGCAGAAGGAGCTGACCGAATTGGCCTCGCTCGGCCAATCCTACCTGACCAAACGAGATCGCTTGAGCAAGGTCGAGGGCCGCATGCCGGCAGCCGAGAGCCATTTCTCGCTCCTGACCTTCATGGAAGAGGCGGCAACGACCGCACAGGTGCGAGAGCGCATCACCAGCATGCAACCGCACGTCCAATCATTGGCGCAGGGGTACCAAGAAACAGCTGTCGATCTCCGATTGGAAGGCATCCAACTGCCGGAGTTGTTGGCCTTCCTGGCCACAATCGATCAGGCTCCCTACGATTTGCACGTTCGCCATCTGCAGATCCGTCCGAAATTTGATAATCCTGTCAATCTCGATGCCACCGTTCGAGTCCTGAGCTATGCCAAGAGCTGA
- the gspK gene encoding type II secretion system minor pseudopilin GspK, whose amino-acid sequence MPRADERGIALLVALLVLTLLTALILEFDAEARREYRAAAGFRDDYKATMLTRAAVQATKAVLLQDLMREKMTGQKYDAPTDIWGMPITKYPIGDGFLTAKIQDETGKVNLNDLASTSGGEPEQKRKIARIKRLFELLKISPNLVDTLIDWVDQDEAPQPAGAETPYYQSLRPAYRAANSPLSGLGDLRLIKGFTPEVIDRITPYITVFPVDGSTAMNVNTADPIVLQTLDPAVTQSMAMEIVQGRPFKTKTELDRISSFQEIGQKLRSDYDIKSDYFSAQLTITVNETTKSSLVILKRDASKGDSTVEYLRIL is encoded by the coding sequence ATGCCAAGAGCTGATGAACGCGGCATTGCGTTGCTGGTTGCACTCCTGGTCCTGACCCTCCTCACCGCTCTCATTCTTGAGTTCGACGCAGAAGCCCGACGGGAGTACCGTGCGGCCGCCGGCTTTCGCGACGATTATAAGGCCACCATGCTGACGCGGGCCGCCGTCCAGGCAACCAAAGCGGTCCTCCTCCAAGATCTGATGCGGGAAAAGATGACCGGCCAGAAATACGACGCACCGACCGATATTTGGGGCATGCCGATCACAAAGTATCCGATCGGCGACGGGTTTCTCACCGCCAAAATCCAAGACGAGACGGGAAAGGTGAACCTGAACGATCTCGCATCAACCTCAGGCGGTGAACCGGAGCAAAAGAGGAAGATCGCCCGTATTAAGCGACTTTTTGAATTGCTGAAGATCAGCCCCAACCTGGTTGATACACTCATCGATTGGGTGGACCAAGACGAAGCGCCTCAGCCGGCCGGTGCCGAGACCCCCTACTATCAATCTCTGAGGCCAGCCTACCGGGCCGCCAACAGCCCTCTCTCAGGCTTGGGAGACCTGAGACTGATCAAGGGATTTACTCCGGAGGTCATCGATCGGATTACACCCTATATCACCGTCTTCCCGGTGGACGGCAGCACAGCCATGAATGTCAACACCGCCGATCCGATCGTGCTGCAGACCCTGGACCCGGCCGTCACTCAATCAATGGCAATGGAGATCGTCCAAGGACGGCCTTTCAAGACGAAAACTGAACTCGACCGTATCAGCAGCTTTCAAGAAATCGGCCAAAAGCTGCGAAGCGACTACGACATTAAATCGGACTACTTCTCGGCGCAATTGACCATCACCGTCAATGAAACCACCAAGAGCTCGCTGGTCATTTTGAAACGAGATGCCAGTAAGGGGGATAGTACGGTGGAATATCTGCGGATTCTCTAG
- a CDS encoding response regulator — MPLPVDHLLIIDPCVDTQSRIARYVQGRGFSVMSVPDSVAAMAKIESAAPDIVITDMFLPQGAGLALVKELKTRHESCPVIVMGYDVPEPVIVESLRGGAIDYLHKPVTEEELFCVLQRARDFLPCHPLDVPGARQFDYELTVDSDPRYIPGVISWLLKITASVLPPVQRVHIRGALQEVLFNAVEHGNLEIQSREKQEALANGCYDQLLAKRLAQARLRNRLVRIRVFHERGDNHLEYRITDEGTGFPWRTVLARSHEMCESDGASGRGIFLAKALFPSLTYNDLGNEVTLTVPLGD, encoded by the coding sequence ATGCCGTTACCAGTCGATCATCTCTTGATCATTGATCCCTGCGTGGATACCCAATCTCGTATCGCTCGCTATGTGCAAGGCCGAGGGTTTTCGGTTATGAGCGTCCCTGACTCTGTGGCTGCCATGGCCAAGATTGAGTCGGCCGCTCCGGATATCGTGATCACCGATATGTTTCTTCCGCAGGGTGCCGGATTGGCGCTGGTCAAGGAACTTAAGACTCGGCATGAGTCATGCCCGGTGATCGTTATGGGGTACGATGTGCCGGAACCGGTAATCGTCGAGTCACTACGCGGCGGGGCGATCGATTATCTCCACAAGCCCGTTACGGAGGAAGAACTGTTCTGTGTGCTGCAGCGTGCCCGAGACTTCCTGCCCTGTCATCCCCTGGATGTGCCGGGTGCTCGGCAATTTGACTATGAATTGACCGTTGATTCCGATCCCAGGTATATCCCCGGTGTCATTTCGTGGCTCCTCAAGATAACCGCTTCTGTATTACCGCCGGTCCAGAGAGTCCATATTCGAGGTGCGCTGCAGGAGGTGCTCTTCAATGCCGTTGAGCATGGGAATCTTGAGATTCAGTCGCGTGAAAAGCAGGAGGCCTTGGCCAATGGGTGCTATGATCAGTTGTTGGCGAAACGCTTAGCGCAGGCTCGTCTCAGGAACCGCCTGGTGAGGATCCGTGTGTTCCATGAGCGGGGTGACAACCATCTGGAGTATCGGATCACCGATGAGGGAACGGGTTTCCCCTGGCGGACTGTGCTGGCGCGTTCTCATGAGATGTGCGAGTCCGATGGCGCGAGCGGCCGTGGGATTTTTTTGGCGAAAGCTCTCTTCCCAAGCCTCACGTACAATGATCTCGGGAATGAGGTCACGCTCACAGTGCCGCTCGGCGACTGA
- a CDS encoding Hpt domain-containing protein, with the protein MSDRLHHGPVFSLEEALARVDHDRETFLMLIELFLEHGPKDLAQARTALTAGDALAVARSSHRLKGAILQFCAPAALQACKELEESAKAGNLTQSEELYATLEQEVQRLLSDLCPIRDQGMAA; encoded by the coding sequence ATGAGTGATCGCCTGCATCATGGCCCGGTCTTCAGCCTCGAAGAGGCGCTTGCCCGCGTGGACCATGACCGAGAGACGTTCCTGATGCTGATTGAACTGTTTCTGGAGCATGGTCCAAAAGATTTGGCTCAAGCGCGGACGGCTTTGACCGCTGGGGACGCTCTCGCAGTCGCGCGATCAAGTCATCGGTTGAAGGGAGCGATCTTACAGTTTTGTGCTCCGGCCGCGCTTCAGGCCTGCAAAGAATTGGAAGAGTCCGCAAAAGCCGGAAATCTGACGCAGAGTGAGGAACTCTATGCCACGTTGGAACAGGAGGTCCAGCGTCTGCTCTCCGATCTGTGTCCGATCCGTGACCAAGGGATGGCTGCGTGA
- a CDS encoding fused response regulator/phosphatase yields MPSTSVEPTGQVTGPTVLIIDDEPTVRVALAARLKRLGYRVLQADDGKAGLEMLRRERPDLTILDWMMPEMDGPSFCEVVRQDSELLSSQILMMTSNDQPEQIAEGLARGADDFLSKAASKYEITARVQAGIRAASLIRRLEDVTAEIRRKQDTLERELQSAARYVESLLPASGAIGPGVDMVCVYRPSLGLGGDLFNVVPWNDDLLGLYLLDASGHGVSPALRSASFSTFLRRESLVRHVGSSDPGAILTEANKHFPLTENGHYFTIVFATLDVRSHTLSYATAGHSGVFLHRKSGEVCWMAKPNLPLGFDSLTVYGTEVLSIEQGDRLYVLSDGLYEVPDATGNLWGQERLEEIVRTLGPRPLREVLASVLNEAVRWLGHEQFPDDVAVMAVELSEVRSHE; encoded by the coding sequence ATGCCGTCGACATCGGTTGAACCAACAGGTCAGGTGACGGGGCCGACCGTGCTCATCATAGACGATGAGCCGACGGTGCGTGTCGCCTTGGCGGCTCGACTCAAACGGCTTGGGTATCGGGTCCTGCAGGCTGATGACGGCAAGGCCGGGTTAGAAATGCTCCGCCGCGAGCGCCCGGATTTGACGATCTTGGATTGGATGATGCCTGAAATGGATGGCCCGTCGTTCTGTGAAGTCGTTCGTCAGGATTCGGAACTTCTGTCAAGTCAAATTCTGATGATGACGAGCAACGATCAACCGGAGCAGATTGCGGAAGGGTTGGCTCGTGGGGCGGATGATTTTCTCAGCAAGGCCGCTAGTAAATATGAAATCACGGCTCGTGTGCAAGCCGGAATACGCGCCGCGAGTCTGATCAGGCGTCTGGAAGACGTGACTGCGGAGATTCGCCGGAAGCAGGACACACTTGAACGTGAGTTGCAGTCGGCGGCTCGGTATGTCGAGTCGCTGCTTCCTGCGTCAGGGGCCATCGGCCCAGGCGTGGACATGGTTTGTGTGTATCGACCATCACTCGGGTTAGGCGGAGATCTCTTTAACGTGGTTCCGTGGAATGATGACTTATTGGGACTGTATCTGCTTGATGCGTCGGGGCATGGTGTTTCACCGGCGTTGCGATCCGCCTCCTTTTCCACGTTTCTTCGCCGCGAGAGCTTGGTTCGTCATGTCGGGTCGAGTGATCCTGGTGCGATCCTGACCGAAGCCAACAAGCACTTTCCTCTCACGGAGAACGGACACTATTTCACGATTGTGTTTGCGACGCTCGATGTCCGCTCTCATACCCTCTCTTACGCGACAGCGGGGCATAGTGGGGTATTTCTTCACCGTAAGTCCGGCGAGGTCTGTTGGATGGCAAAACCGAATCTTCCGTTGGGGTTCGATTCGTTGACGGTATACGGCACCGAGGTGCTTTCGATCGAACAGGGTGATCGACTGTATGTTCTGAGTGACGGTCTCTATGAGGTGCCGGACGCAACAGGCAATCTGTGGGGGCAAGAGCGTCTGGAGGAGATTGTTCGTACGCTCGGCCCTAGGCCTCTGAGGGAGGTGTTAGCCAGTGTTCTCAACGAGGCGGTTCGATGGCTGGGGCATGAACAATTCCCGGACGATGTGGCGGTCATGGCGGTGGAATTGAGTGAGGTGCGGTCTCATGAGTGA
- a CDS encoding STAS domain-containing protein, whose amino-acid sequence MAMQAKERPVLNGVVLELAGDLTYANREQFKTAVEAIRQKGCRHLILNMAEVRFVDSSGLGLLALVSQNFKLSQGKVSMLKPQSYVREIMSLANIQKLIPVYDNEQDALAAQQKAA is encoded by the coding sequence ATGGCGATGCAGGCGAAAGAGCGCCCTGTCTTGAATGGCGTGGTGCTCGAATTGGCCGGGGATCTCACCTATGCCAATCGTGAGCAATTTAAAACGGCGGTGGAAGCGATTCGGCAAAAAGGCTGTCGGCATCTGATTCTGAATATGGCTGAAGTTCGTTTTGTCGATAGCTCGGGGCTTGGTCTGCTGGCGCTTGTGTCTCAGAATTTCAAGTTAAGTCAGGGAAAGGTCAGCATGCTGAAACCGCAAAGTTATGTGCGTGAAATCATGAGCCTTGCGAATATCCAGAAACTGATCCCTGTGTATGACAATGAGCAGGATGCATTGGCTGCCCAGCAGAAAGCGGCTTAG